In Sphingomonas sp. R1, a single genomic region encodes these proteins:
- the topA gene encoding type I DNA topoisomerase, whose amino-acid sequence MQLVIVESPAKAKTIEKYLGKDYRVLASYGHVRDLPARDGSVNPDDSFAMEWETYADKSKQLKAIADEAKKADRLILATDPDREGEAISWHVQEVLRNKKALPKEVERVTFNAITKPAILEAMQRPRELDTDLIDAYRARRALDYLVGFTLSPVLWRKLPGAKSAGRVQSVALRLIVGREREIESFVAQEYWSVIAELESDGTPFQARLVKWKGEKLDRLSIGDQGSAEAAKKAVEEGRFTVVAVETKPAMRNPPPPFTTSTLQQEAARKLGFSASHTMRIAQALYEDGAITYMRTDGVQMDPSAIQAARKAVADRYDGSYVPDKPRQYQTKAKNAQEAHEAIRPTDFGKDRAGSGDHARLYDLIWKRALASQMASARMERTTVDLADGTGQHGLRATGQVVLFPGYLALYEEGKDDEGDEDSRRLPRMSEGASPAKKAVNAEQHFTQPPPRFSEASLVKRLEELGIGRPSTYASIIQVLKDRAYVRVEKNRFFAEESGRLLTAFLERFFEKYVSFDFTAELEEELDDVSGGRAAWQAVLEAFWRDFKPRTTEVMEQKPSDITAALDQFLEPYLFPAKADGSDPRLCPNCGVGKLALRGGRFGAFVACSNYPECKYTRRFGQPGGEGSEDTGPEVLGQDPETGLNVERKSGRFGPYIQLGEGKDAARASIPKDVDLDLEWALKLLKLPRTIGNHPETGNPITASIGRYGPYLAHDGKYARLQSTAEVFETGMNAAVVKLAEAAAGGGRPARGAAREPLKIFGKHPRTEAEIKLMEGRYGAYLTDGETNATLPKTIDKDALTLEEAAQLIDAKAAQGPAKGKAKKKAPAKKAAAKKPAAKAAAGEKAGAAKKPAAKKAPAKKKAAE is encoded by the coding sequence ATGCAGCTTGTCATCGTAGAGTCGCCCGCCAAGGCGAAGACCATCGAGAAATATCTCGGCAAGGATTATCGCGTGCTGGCCAGCTATGGTCATGTCCGCGACCTGCCCGCCCGCGACGGTTCGGTGAACCCCGACGATTCGTTCGCGATGGAGTGGGAGACCTATGCCGACAAGTCGAAGCAGCTGAAGGCGATCGCCGACGAGGCGAAGAAGGCCGACCGCCTGATCCTCGCGACCGACCCTGATCGCGAAGGGGAGGCGATCAGCTGGCACGTCCAGGAAGTGCTGCGCAACAAGAAGGCGCTCCCCAAGGAGGTCGAGCGAGTCACCTTCAACGCGATCACCAAGCCGGCGATCCTCGAGGCGATGCAGCGCCCGCGCGAGCTGGATACCGACCTGATCGACGCCTATCGCGCCCGCCGCGCGCTGGACTATCTGGTCGGCTTCACGCTTTCGCCGGTGCTGTGGCGCAAGCTGCCGGGCGCCAAGTCGGCGGGCCGCGTCCAGTCGGTCGCGCTGCGGCTGATCGTCGGGCGCGAGCGCGAGATCGAAAGCTTTGTCGCGCAGGAATATTGGTCGGTCATCGCCGAGTTGGAATCGGACGGCACCCCGTTCCAGGCGCGCCTCGTCAAGTGGAAGGGTGAGAAGCTCGACCGCCTGTCGATCGGCGACCAAGGCAGCGCCGAGGCCGCCAAGAAGGCGGTCGAGGAAGGCCGCTTCACTGTCGTCGCGGTCGAGACCAAGCCGGCGATGCGCAACCCGCCGCCGCCCTTCACCACCTCGACGTTGCAGCAGGAGGCGGCGCGCAAGCTCGGCTTCTCGGCCAGCCACACGATGCGGATCGCGCAGGCGCTCTACGAGGACGGCGCGATCACCTATATGCGTACCGACGGCGTCCAGATGGATCCCTCGGCGATCCAGGCGGCGCGCAAGGCGGTGGCCGATCGCTATGACGGCAGCTACGTGCCGGACAAGCCGCGCCAGTACCAGACCAAGGCGAAGAACGCCCAGGAAGCGCACGAGGCGATCCGTCCGACCGATTTCGGCAAGGATCGCGCCGGTTCGGGCGACCATGCCCGGCTGTACGACCTGATCTGGAAGCGCGCGCTCGCCAGCCAGATGGCCTCGGCCCGCATGGAGCGTACGACGGTCGATCTGGCGGATGGCACCGGCCAGCACGGCCTGCGCGCCACCGGCCAGGTGGTGCTCTTCCCCGGCTATCTCGCGCTCTACGAAGAGGGCAAGGATGACGAGGGCGACGAGGACAGCCGCCGCCTGCCGCGCATGTCCGAAGGCGCCTCGCCCGCCAAGAAGGCGGTCAACGCCGAGCAGCACTTCACCCAGCCGCCGCCGCGTTTCTCCGAAGCCTCGCTGGTCAAGCGGCTGGAGGAGCTCGGCATCGGTCGCCCGTCGACCTATGCCTCGATCATCCAGGTGCTCAAGGACCGCGCCTATGTGCGGGTGGAGAAGAACCGCTTCTTCGCCGAGGAGAGCGGCCGCCTGCTGACCGCGTTCCTCGAGCGCTTCTTCGAGAAGTATGTGTCGTTCGACTTCACCGCCGAGCTCGAGGAAGAGCTGGACGACGTGTCCGGCGGGCGTGCCGCGTGGCAGGCGGTGCTGGAAGCCTTCTGGCGCGACTTCAAGCCGCGCACCACCGAGGTGATGGAGCAGAAGCCCTCCGACATCACCGCCGCGCTCGACCAGTTCCTCGAGCCCTATCTGTTCCCCGCCAAGGCGGACGGCAGCGATCCGCGGCTGTGCCCGAATTGCGGCGTGGGCAAGCTTGCCTTGCGAGGGGGCCGGTTCGGTGCGTTCGTCGCCTGCTCCAACTATCCGGAGTGCAAGTACACGCGGCGCTTCGGCCAGCCGGGCGGCGAGGGGAGCGAGGATACGGGTCCGGAAGTGCTGGGGCAGGACCCCGAAACCGGGCTCAATGTCGAGCGCAAGTCGGGGCGGTTCGGGCCGTATATCCAGCTCGGCGAGGGCAAGGATGCGGCGCGCGCTTCGATCCCGAAGGACGTCGATCTCGATCTGGAATGGGCGCTCAAGCTGCTCAAGCTGCCGCGCACGATCGGCAACCACCCGGAGACGGGAAACCCGATCACCGCTTCGATCGGCCGTTATGGCCCGTATCTGGCGCATGACGGCAAATATGCCCGGCTGCAGTCGACCGCCGAGGTGTTCGAGACCGGCATGAACGCCGCGGTGGTCAAGCTGGCCGAGGCAGCGGCGGGCGGTGGTCGCCCGGCGCGCGGGGCGGCGCGCGAGCCGCTCAAGATATTCGGCAAGCATCCGCGCACCGAGGCCGAGATCAAGCTGATGGAGGGCCGCTACGGCGCCTACCTCACCGACGGCGAGACCAACGCCACGCTGCCCAAGACGATCGACAAGGACGCGCTGACCCTGGAGGAAGCCGCCCAGCTGATCGACGCCAAGGCGGCGCAGGGGCCGGCCAAGGGGAAGGCGAAGAAGAAGGCGCCGGCGAAGAAGGCGGCGGCGAAGAAGCCGGCGGCCAAGGCTGCGGCGGGCGAGAAGGCCGGGGCGGCCAAGAAGCCTGCGGCGAAGAAGGCGCCGGCGAAGAAGAAGGCGGCGGAGTAA
- a CDS encoding exonuclease domain-containing protein gives MAPPTPSIIRVIDLETTGDKPPAHAVCEIGWQDVALGADGRWELYGEGGNRLVNPGRGIPPLTMAIHHIRDEDVADAPYWHDVARPILDPWPRRIALAAHRASFEEQFCTPALTRGADWICTWKCALRLWPDSPGFSNQMLRYWRRPEGMEHERGLPAHRAFPDAYVTAHHLRDMLNEASVAQLVEWSSQPGLLPRVRYGPDRGKEWSEISEDSLEGFLTDRDEDVRFTAETELARRRGGAPVGRGSSTQRLLF, from the coding sequence ATGGCGCCGCCAACCCCCTCGATCATCCGTGTCATCGACCTAGAAACCACCGGCGACAAGCCGCCCGCCCATGCCGTCTGCGAGATCGGCTGGCAGGATGTGGCGCTGGGCGCCGACGGCCGCTGGGAGCTGTATGGCGAGGGCGGCAACCGTCTCGTCAATCCGGGCCGCGGCATCCCGCCGCTCACCATGGCGATCCATCATATCCGCGACGAGGACGTGGCCGACGCACCCTATTGGCACGACGTCGCGCGCCCGATCCTCGATCCCTGGCCGCGCCGCATCGCGCTTGCCGCGCACCGCGCGAGCTTCGAGGAGCAGTTCTGCACCCCCGCGCTCACGCGCGGCGCCGACTGGATCTGCACCTGGAAATGCGCGCTGCGGCTCTGGCCGGACAGCCCCGGCTTCTCCAACCAGATGCTGCGCTACTGGCGCCGGCCCGAGGGTATGGAGCATGAGCGCGGCCTGCCGGCGCACCGGGCGTTTCCCGATGCCTATGTGACCGCGCACCATCTGCGCGACATGCTCAACGAGGCAAGCGTGGCACAACTGGTGGAATGGTCGAGCCAGCCGGGGCTGTTGCCGCGGGTGCGCTACGGACCTGATCGCGGCAAGGAGTGGAGCGAGATCTCCGAGGATTCGCTCGAAGGCTTCCTTACCGATCGTGACGAGGATGTGCGCTTCACCGCGGAGACGGAACTTGCGCGCCGGCGGGGCGGGGCGCCCGTGGGGCGGGGGAGCTCGACGCAGCGGCTGCTGTTCTAG
- a CDS encoding YbgC/FadM family acyl-CoA thioesterase, with the protein MTSSDQAPAGRFDGRAHRFALRVYFEDTDLTGVVYHANYLRYMERARSDMLDVAGIDQRAVFEAGGGAYAVAGLDIRYRAPAKLGDTLVVISRLVKLRAASVVIQQRVMRDETIVAEATVEVAFVAPGGRPRRQPAEWLAVFEPLVWKES; encoded by the coding sequence ATGACCAGCAGCGACCAAGCCCCTGCCGGCCGGTTCGACGGCCGCGCGCACCGCTTTGCGCTGCGGGTATATTTCGAGGACACCGATCTTACCGGCGTCGTCTACCATGCCAATTACCTGCGCTACATGGAGCGTGCCCGCTCGGACATGCTCGACGTCGCGGGGATCGACCAGCGCGCCGTGTTCGAGGCGGGCGGCGGCGCCTATGCGGTGGCCGGGCTCGATATCCGCTACCGCGCGCCAGCCAAGCTCGGCGACACGCTCGTGGTGATCAGCCGCCTCGTCAAACTGCGTGCCGCCAGCGTCGTCATTCAGCAACGAGTCATGCGGGACGAAACCATAGTCGCCGAAGCAACCGTCGAGGTGGCGTTCGTCGCTCCCGGTGGCCGCCCTCGGCGGCAGCCGGCCGAATGGCTGGCCGTGTTCGAACCGCTCGTGTGGAAGGAGAGTTAA
- the tolQ gene encoding protein TolQ: MPSVSTGAVLSPIHLFLEADIVVKLVMIGLLLASLWTWTIIVGFALKVSGLRKEMQRFETEYREADDFDEFHRRAAGRDQPIARVFAAGVSEWRRSTAGKTIDREGTRERLATAMGATVAMEIDRLSDRLNFLATVGSVAPFVGLFGTVWGIMRSFTGIAAAQSSSLAVVAPGIAEALFATAIGLFAAIPAVIAYNRYSHAVNRVEARLHRFADGFHATLSRRLEMEG, encoded by the coding sequence ATGCCGTCCGTCTCAACCGGTGCCGTCCTGTCACCGATCCATTTGTTCCTGGAAGCCGACATCGTCGTGAAGCTGGTCATGATCGGCCTGCTGCTCGCCAGCCTGTGGACCTGGACGATCATTGTCGGTTTCGCGCTCAAGGTCAGCGGGCTGCGCAAGGAAATGCAGCGCTTCGAGACCGAATATCGCGAGGCGGATGACTTTGACGAGTTCCACCGCCGTGCCGCCGGCCGCGACCAGCCGATCGCGCGCGTGTTCGCCGCGGGGGTGAGCGAATGGCGCCGCTCAACCGCGGGCAAGACGATCGATCGCGAAGGCACACGTGAGCGCCTCGCCACGGCGATGGGCGCGACCGTCGCGATGGAGATCGACCGGCTTTCGGATCGCCTGAACTTCCTCGCCACGGTGGGCTCGGTCGCCCCGTTCGTCGGCCTGTTCGGCACCGTATGGGGCATCATGCGCAGCTTCACCGGCATCGCCGCGGCGCAGAGCTCGTCGCTCGCCGTCGTGGCGCCGGGCATTGCCGAGGCGCTGTTCGCCACCGCGATCGGCCTGTTCGCCGCCATCCCCGCGGTGATCGCCTATAACCGCTACAGCCACGCCGTGAACCGCGTCGAGGCGCGGCTCCACCGCTTCGCCGACGGCTTCCACGCGACGCTCAGCCGTCGCCTGGAGATGGAGGGCTAA
- the tolR gene encoding protein TolR, protein MGMHLPSGKGRGRRTPMAEINVTPLVDVMLVLLIIFMVTAPLLTAGVQVNLPESRAKALDQEQKPVQISIDDKGQVFVDTDAVSDAELPAKLAAIAARKGPDGKPAAIYLRGDTALGYGKVMRVMGELNQAGLNKVSLLTEPSDQR, encoded by the coding sequence ATGGGCATGCACCTCCCCTCCGGCAAGGGCCGCGGCCGCCGCACGCCGATGGCCGAGATCAACGTCACCCCGCTGGTGGACGTGATGCTGGTGCTGCTGATCATCTTCATGGTCACGGCACCCCTGCTCACCGCCGGCGTGCAGGTGAACCTGCCCGAGAGCCGCGCCAAGGCGCTCGACCAGGAGCAGAAGCCGGTCCAGATCTCGATCGACGACAAGGGCCAGGTGTTCGTCGACACCGATGCGGTGAGCGATGCCGAGTTGCCCGCCAAGCTGGCGGCTATCGCCGCAAGGAAGGGCCCGGACGGCAAGCCCGCCGCCATCTATCTGCGCGGCGATACCGCGCTCGGCTACGGCAAGGTGATGCGAGTGATGGGCGAGCTCAACCAGGCCGGCCTCAACAAGGTCTCGCTGCTCACCGAACCGAGCGACCAGCGCTGA
- a CDS encoding cell envelope biogenesis protein TolA, whose protein sequence is MSETMDRSERIGLGVSIAAHAAVFAALALSFAKTPPQEPPKAIPIEISLADKVGLESTAPVVSQEELAAKKSPVEAPVEPESAPPPAPDPQPQPKPQPAPPEPKPAPQPKPQPPQPKPAPAPKPQPPQPKPAPAEKAQPAKPALPSKPAPPSKAAPAKASDSASKSATTGSERRPAKPTGNLAGLDLGRSNNKTASTALNNPASKASAEEVASFRGLIARQIQPCANRQVTPGPGAERIRVLVRLNFNADGSLSGNPDITGVQGNDASNNRYVDRVKDLAIATFKGCTPIRGLPANLYAVPGGWKSLPFSYKLPG, encoded by the coding sequence GTGAGCGAGACCATGGACCGTAGCGAGCGGATCGGGCTCGGCGTTTCCATCGCGGCGCATGCCGCGGTGTTCGCCGCGCTGGCGCTCAGCTTCGCGAAGACGCCGCCGCAGGAGCCGCCCAAGGCGATCCCGATCGAGATCTCGCTCGCGGACAAGGTAGGGCTGGAAAGCACGGCGCCGGTGGTGAGCCAGGAGGAACTCGCGGCGAAGAAGTCGCCGGTCGAGGCGCCGGTCGAGCCCGAGAGCGCACCCCCGCCCGCACCGGATCCCCAGCCGCAGCCCAAGCCGCAACCCGCGCCGCCGGAGCCCAAGCCTGCCCCGCAGCCCAAGCCCCAGCCGCCGCAGCCCAAGCCTGCGCCCGCACCCAAGCCGCAGCCGCCGCAACCCAAGCCCGCGCCTGCCGAAAAGGCGCAGCCGGCCAAGCCCGCGCTGCCGAGCAAGCCTGCACCGCCGTCCAAGGCGGCACCGGCGAAGGCGAGCGACTCCGCGTCCAAGAGCGCGACCACCGGCAGCGAACGCCGCCCGGCCAAGCCGACCGGCAACCTCGCCGGGCTCGATCTCGGCCGCTCGAACAACAAGACCGCCAGCACCGCGCTGAACAACCCCGCGAGCAAGGCGTCTGCCGAGGAGGTGGCGAGCTTCCGCGGATTGATCGCGCGGCAGATCCAGCCCTGCGCCAATCGCCAGGTCACTCCCGGTCCCGGCGCCGAGCGGATCCGCGTCCTCGTACGCCTGAACTTCAATGCGGACGGGTCGCTCTCGGGCAATCCTGACATCACTGGCGTCCAAGGGAACGATGCCAGCAACAATCGGTATGTGGACCGGGTGAAGGATCTGGCGATCGCCACGTTCAAGGGCTGCACGCCGATCCGCGGCCTGCCCGCCAATCTCTATGCTGTGCCGGGCGGGTGGAAGAGCCTGCCGTTCAGCTACAAGCTGCCTGGATGA
- the tolB gene encoding Tol-Pal system beta propeller repeat protein TolB, translating to MKLQLTTLATLCLAGAAHAQTTPPPIANSPQAAAQAQGQGQGQGQDQPVIDIVGGISAPMPIAIPVMPTSAVVDTPAGSTDVLGQKLADVITNDLRGSGLFTPVPPAQLRTVAFPEVTAPAYDYWGGTGAQSLVQGYVRANGDGSLTVGCYLYDVLSKVELIRQGFVVAPADWRRAGHKCADAIYSRLTGEGPYFDTQIVYIAETGPKNRRRKQLAIMDQDGANHRFLTNGQSITLTPRLSPKLNAILYMSFERDRPSIHIYDLGSRQDRTLVSNLALNFAPHWSPDARYVLFSMAVGGNTDIYRVPASGGTPERLTNSPGIDTGGSFSPDGSKIVFESDRGGTQQLYVMNADGSNQHRISFGGGRYAAPAWSPRGDQIAFTRMGGGAFRIGVMNPSGGGEQLLTNSWGDEGPSWAPNGRVIVFFRSAQGSGRPDLWTVDLTGRATRKVPTPLDGSDPNWGAVRP from the coding sequence ATGAAACTCCAACTCACAACCCTCGCAACGCTCTGCCTGGCAGGTGCCGCGCATGCCCAGACCACCCCGCCGCCGATCGCGAACAGCCCGCAAGCGGCCGCGCAGGCACAGGGGCAGGGGCAGGGGCAGGGGCAGGATCAGCCGGTGATCGATATCGTCGGCGGCATTTCCGCGCCGATGCCGATCGCAATCCCCGTCATGCCAACCTCTGCGGTTGTCGACACCCCAGCGGGCTCGACCGACGTGCTAGGTCAGAAGCTCGCCGATGTGATCACCAACGATCTGCGCGGCTCGGGACTCTTCACCCCGGTGCCGCCGGCGCAGCTGCGCACCGTCGCCTTCCCGGAAGTGACCGCGCCGGCCTATGACTATTGGGGCGGCACCGGCGCCCAGTCGCTGGTGCAGGGCTATGTCCGCGCCAATGGCGACGGTTCCCTCACCGTGGGCTGCTATCTCTACGACGTGCTCTCCAAGGTCGAGCTGATACGCCAGGGCTTTGTCGTCGCGCCGGCCGACTGGCGCCGCGCGGGTCACAAATGCGCCGACGCGATCTATTCGCGGCTCACCGGCGAGGGCCCGTATTTCGACACGCAGATCGTCTACATCGCCGAGACGGGCCCCAAGAACCGCCGCCGCAAGCAGCTGGCGATCATGGACCAGGACGGCGCCAACCACCGCTTCCTCACCAACGGTCAGTCGATCACCCTCACCCCGCGTCTGAGCCCCAAGCTCAACGCGATCCTCTACATGAGCTTCGAACGCGATCGGCCCTCGATCCACATCTACGACCTGGGCTCGCGGCAGGATCGCACGCTGGTATCCAACCTCGCGCTCAACTTCGCGCCGCACTGGTCGCCGGATGCGCGCTATGTGCTGTTCTCGATGGCGGTGGGCGGGAATACCGACATCTACCGCGTGCCGGCCAGCGGCGGTACGCCCGAGCGGCTGACCAACTCGCCCGGCATCGATACCGGCGGCAGCTTCTCGCCCGATGGCTCGAAGATCGTGTTCGAGAGCGATCGCGGCGGCACCCAGCAGCTCTATGTGATGAACGCGGACGGATCCAACCAGCACCGGATCAGCTTCGGCGGCGGGCGCTATGCGGCACCGGCCTGGAGCCCGCGCGGCGACCAGATCGCCTTCACCCGCATGGGCGGCGGCGCGTTCCGCATCGGCGTGATGAACCCCTCGGGCGGCGGCGAGCAGCTATTGACCAACAGCTGGGGCGACGAAGGTCCGAGCTGGGCACCCAATGGCCGCGTGATCGTGTTCTTCCGTTCGGCACAGGGCTCGGGTCGGCCGGATCTGTGGACCGTGGACCTTACCGGCCGCGCGACGCGAAAAGTGCCGACACCGCTCGACGGTTCGGATCCGAATTGGGGCGCCGTGCGTCCCTGA
- the pal gene encoding peptidoglycan-associated lipoprotein Pal — protein MTKLVPSLMLGVALVATAACSKKPPAVLPPAPTETPVAPSQPYGNGETTQATPLSEQFRREVTSDTIHFALDQFDVDQESRAILDNQAKWLVAHPNVRITLEGHCDERGTREYNLALGDRRANAAKNYLAAQGVSPDRISTISYGKERPVAMGSDEASWAQNRRAVTIVLN, from the coding sequence ATGACCAAGCTCGTCCCCAGCCTCATGCTCGGCGTGGCGCTCGTCGCCACCGCCGCCTGCTCGAAGAAGCCGCCCGCCGTGCTGCCCCCGGCCCCGACCGAGACGCCCGTCGCCCCGAGCCAGCCTTACGGCAATGGCGAGACGACGCAGGCGACGCCGCTCTCCGAGCAGTTCCGCCGCGAAGTGACGAGCGACACGATCCACTTCGCGCTCGACCAGTTCGACGTCGATCAGGAATCGCGCGCGATCCTCGACAATCAGGCCAAGTGGCTGGTCGCGCACCCGAACGTCCGCATCACGCTGGAAGGGCATTGCGACGAACGCGGCACCCGCGAGTACAATCTCGCGCTGGGGGATCGCCGCGCGAATGCCGCGAAGAACTATCTCGCGGCGCAGGGTGTCTCGCCCGATCGCATCAGCACGATCAGCTATGGCAAGGAGCGTCCGGTCGCGATGGGTTCGGACGAAGCCAGCTGGGCGCAGAACCGTCGCGCGGTGACCATCGTCCTCAACTGA
- a CDS encoding SPFH domain-containing protein encodes MTDVRSAAPALRQSSETVAHTTSGYGMLLVAVAALVAGGLAFTQIGTMPDWAVVGWIVVAALVLLFVLCGFYLLQPNQASAILLFGDYRGTDRTTGLRWSWPWLLKTKVSVRANNMISDKIKVNDLRGNPIEMAAQVVWRVTDTAQALFDVDDYKAFVNVQIEAAVRTIGSRYPYDDFEHQEVTLRGNHDQVGGELRAELIARLAVAGITVDECGFTHLAYAQEIAGAMLRRQQAQAVVAARKALVEGAVGMVEMALDQLSAKNVVELDDERRAAMVSNLMVVLCGERDTQPVVNAGSLYQ; translated from the coding sequence ATGACGGACGTACGGAGCGCCGCACCCGCGTTGCGGCAGAGCAGCGAAACGGTGGCACACACCACCAGCGGCTATGGCATGCTGCTGGTTGCGGTGGCCGCGCTGGTCGCAGGCGGGCTGGCCTTCACCCAGATCGGCACGATGCCCGACTGGGCGGTGGTCGGCTGGATCGTCGTGGCGGCGCTGGTGCTGTTGTTCGTGCTCTGCGGCTTCTACCTGCTCCAGCCCAACCAGGCGTCGGCGATCCTGCTGTTCGGCGATTATCGCGGCACCGATCGCACCACCGGCCTGCGCTGGTCCTGGCCATGGCTGCTCAAGACCAAGGTGTCGGTGCGTGCGAACAACATGATCTCGGACAAGATCAAGGTGAACGATCTGCGTGGCAATCCGATCGAGATGGCGGCGCAGGTGGTGTGGCGCGTGACCGACACCGCCCAGGCGCTGTTCGACGTCGACGACTACAAGGCCTTCGTCAACGTCCAGATCGAGGCGGCGGTGCGCACCATCGGCTCGCGCTATCCGTACGACGATTTCGAGCATCAGGAGGTGACGCTGCGCGGCAACCACGATCAGGTCGGCGGCGAACTCCGCGCCGAACTGATCGCGCGGCTCGCGGTGGCAGGCATCACCGTCGACGAATGCGGCTTCACCCATCTCGCCTATGCGCAGGAGATTGCCGGCGCGATGCTGCGGCGTCAGCAGGCGCAGGCGGTGGTCGCGGCGCGCAAGGCGCTGGTCGAAGGCGCGGTCGGCATGGTCGAGATGGCGCTCGATCAGCTCTCGGCGAAGAATGTCGTCGAGCTGGACGACGAGCGCCGTGCCGCCATGGTCTCCAACCTGATGGTGGTGCTGTGCGGTGAGCGCGACACCCAGCCGGTGGTGAATGCTGGCTCGCTCTATCAGTAA
- a CDS encoding toxin-antitoxin system HicB family antitoxin — protein sequence MSVPPPKKAFPLRLDPALYAAIERSAATDLRSVNAQVECLLREALAKRGVKLADPVRPRRGRPPKDIQGETE from the coding sequence GTGAGCGTTCCCCCGCCGAAGAAGGCATTTCCCCTCCGCCTCGATCCGGCGCTCTACGCCGCGATCGAGCGGAGTGCGGCAACCGACCTGCGCAGCGTCAACGCGCAGGTCGAATGCCTGCTGCGCGAGGCACTGGCGAAGCGCGGGGTGAAGCTGGCCGATCCGGTGCGGCCCAGGCGCGGGCGCCCGCCCAAGGATATCCAAGGAGAGACGGAATGA
- the ruvA gene encoding Holliday junction branch migration protein RuvA, with product MIAHLRGALASSGADHAVIDVNGVGYLVGASAKTLDKLGAVGEQVTIHTEMLVSEDSIRLMGFASADERDWFKLLTSVQGVGAKVALAILSILAPEELRTAVARADAATIARANGVGPKLAQRIVNELKDKAGGLSLGGVGAAAAPSGGAAADAVSAMLNLGFRPAEASAAVNAASDELGPAATLDALVRLALRKAAK from the coding sequence ATGATCGCGCATCTTCGTGGTGCGCTGGCGTCCAGCGGCGCCGACCATGCGGTGATCGATGTGAACGGCGTCGGCTATCTTGTTGGCGCCTCGGCCAAGACGCTCGACAAGCTTGGCGCGGTCGGCGAGCAGGTGACCATCCATACCGAGATGCTGGTCAGCGAGGACTCGATCCGGCTGATGGGCTTCGCCTCGGCCGACGAGCGCGACTGGTTCAAGCTGTTGACCAGCGTGCAGGGGGTGGGCGCGAAGGTCGCGCTGGCGATCCTTTCGATCCTGGCGCCGGAGGAACTGCGCACCGCGGTAGCGCGCGCGGATGCGGCAACGATCGCGCGGGCCAATGGGGTGGGGCCGAAGCTCGCCCAACGCATCGTCAATGAACTCAAGGACAAGGCTGGCGGGCTCTCGCTAGGGGGCGTCGGCGCGGCGGCGGCACCGAGCGGCGGGGCGGCGGCGGATGCGGTCTCGGCGATGCTCAATCTCGGCTTCCGCCCGGCCGAGGCGAGTGCGGCGGTGAATGCCGCCAGCGACGAACTGGGGCCCGCCGCGACGCTCGACGCGCTGGTCCGCCTGGCGCTGCGCAAGGCGGCAAAGTGA
- a CDS encoding DUF4337 domain-containing protein, with protein sequence MEIEVSAEAKDKRLNRRVAITVVVLSVATGLCNIKDGNIVQAMEQAQSRSVDLWNEYQATKTKQHLAETSRAQIAAVASDPARVAPILQRLDADIARYKVEAPGLAAQAKAQAAQYDALNVHDDQFDASDAAIATAISIAAVSALAESSWLLVAAWVFGAFGMFMGLCGFAGWAFHPEVLSTLLG encoded by the coding sequence ATGGAAATCGAAGTTTCCGCCGAAGCCAAGGACAAGCGCCTCAACCGCCGAGTTGCGATCACCGTCGTGGTGCTCTCGGTCGCGACCGGCCTGTGCAACATCAAGGACGGCAACATCGTCCAGGCGATGGAACAGGCCCAGTCGCGTTCCGTCGATCTCTGGAACGAATATCAGGCGACCAAGACCAAGCAGCATTTGGCCGAAACCAGCCGCGCCCAGATCGCGGCGGTGGCGAGCGATCCCGCCAGGGTGGCGCCGATCCTGCAGCGGCTGGATGCGGATATCGCCCGATACAAGGTGGAAGCGCCCGGGCTCGCCGCGCAGGCAAAGGCGCAGGCGGCGCAGTATGACGCGCTCAACGTGCATGACGACCAGTTCGATGCGAGCGATGCGGCGATCGCCACGGCCATCTCGATTGCGGCGGTATCGGCGCTGGCGGAAAGCAGCTGGCTGCTCGTCGCTGCCTGGGTGTTCGGCGCCTTCGGGATGTTCATGGGCCTGTGCGGCTTCGCAGGATGGGCCTTCCACCCCGAGGTGCTGAGCACCCTGCTGGGATGA